The Candidatus Omnitrophota bacterium nucleotide sequence CCGACAGGGCCGGCGCCTGGGCCTCCGCCGCCATGGGGCGTGGCGAATGTCTTATGAAGATTAAGATGGACAAGATCAAAACCCAAATCACCGGGACGGCACTTGCCCATTATCGCGTTAAGATTAGCGCCGTCATAATACACCAGAGCGCCTGCTGAATGCGCGATGTCGGTTATCTCCTTTATGGCAGGATTAAATATGCCCAGCGTGTTTGGGCATGTAAGCATGACAGCCGCCATGTCCTCACTCAAAGAATCCTTGAATTGGCGCATGTCCATACAGCCGTCAGGGCCTGTTTTTATTACCTTGACATCATAACCGGCTATCGCGGCGCTGGCGGGATTTGTGCCATGAGAAGAGTCGGGGACTATAACACATCTCCTGCGCCGGCCTTTATTCTTGTGATACGCGGCTATAAGCATGATACCGGTAAGCTCTCCATGAGCGCCGGCTAAAGGCTGCATAGTAAAAGCCGCCATGCCCGTTATCTCGCAGAGAAGCTTTTCCATATTGTATAAGACCTCAAGCGCGCCCTGTGAAAGCCTGCCGCCGCCGAGTAATTGCGGGATAAGAGGATGCAGTCCGGAAAATCCCTCCATACAGGCAATCTTCTCCGTAAATTTCGGATTATACTTCATGGTGCACGAACCGAGCGGATAAAAATTATTATCAACCGAAAAATTCATGCGGGAAAGATTAGTATAGTGCCTTACAACATCAAGTTCCGACACTTCGGGCAGAAAAGCCCCGTGATTTCGGGCATACCTAATACCTATATCCTTTTTCCGCGGCACATCAGGGGCGGGCAGGCTAAAACCCGTCCTTGATTTAACGCTCTTTTCAAATATTAATTTCATAACACCTTTTCCAATGCCTGGACAAACTGCTCTATATCCTCTTTTGTCCTCTTTTCGGTAACAGCCACAAGAAGATAATTGTTCATACCCTTATAAAATTTACCTAATGGAAAACCCGGGGCAAAGCCTTTGTCTATCATCTTTTCAACAACAACATCCGCGTTCCTGGGAAGGGCAATGGTAAATTCGTTGAATGTCGGAGAACTCCTTTTCACCTTAAGGCCTGGTATCTTCTCAACGCAGTCCTTGGCGTATTCACATTTATCATAATTTAATCTGGCAAGTTCTTCCATGCCTGTTTTGCCAAGAAGTGACAAGTATATGCCTGCCCTTAAAGCGCATAATGCCTCGTTTGAGCATATGTTTGATGTAGCGCGCTCTCTTCGTATGTGTTGTTCTCTTGCCTGCAAAGTCAGCACAAACCCGCGCCTTCCTTCCCTATCCGTGCCAGCTCCCACTATCCTTCCGGGCATCTTGCGCGTAAGAGCCTGCTTGCAGGCTATAAACCCAAGATATGGCCCGCCAAAAGAAAGAGGCATGCCCAGGCTCTGGCCCTCTCCGGTAGCTATATCCGCCCCCATTTCAGCAGGAGTCTTTAGCATGCCAAGCGATACGGGGTAAACACTGATTATGGAAAGAGCCCCCACGGAATGGGCCTTTTGCGCGATATCGGAATGGTCGTCTACGGCGCCGAAAAAATTAGGATTTTGCGTTACCACGGCGGCGGTTTTTTCATCCAGATACCTAAATATCTCTTCGCGGCAGCTTTGGCCGTGTATAACAGGCGTTTCCACAAATTCAATATTAAGATTTGACATATAGGTATAAAGCATTGTCCTGTATATCATGTTCAATCCGCTATCCATTATTATTTTTGTCCGGCCGGTCGCTCTTATTGCCATCATAGCCGCCTCGTAAATAGCCGTTCCGCCGTCATATAAAGAAGAATTTGCGCAATCCATGCCCGTGAGCTGGCATATCATACTCTGGTACTCATAGATTGCCTGCAGCCAGCCCTGGGAACACTCCGCCTGATACGGAGTATAGGCTGTATAAAACTCTGACCTGCCGGCCATCATATCAACTGCCGCCGGTATATAGTGGTCATAAAACCCGGCGCCAAGAAAGTTTTTTAATGAGACAATATTTTTTTGAGCAATCCGGGACAGGCGGGAAATAACCTCCTGTTCTGATAAAGACTGCGGGATATTAAATGATTTGGGCCTTAATTCGGGCTTTATCCCGTCAAATAATTCATCAATAGACGATACGCCTATCGCCTCAAGCATCTGACGAGTCTGTTCTTCCGTGTGCGGGATATAATTCATGCGTTCAATTCATCCAAATATTTTTTATATTCATACTGGTCAAGAAGGCCCTGTTTTTCAGAAAGATCGCGGGTTTTAATGACGGCGAACCAGGCTTTTTCATACGGAGACTGGTTGACTATTTCCGGATTTGCCACGATTTCTTCGTTTATCCTGGCAACCTTACCCGACAAAGGAGCGTATACGTCCGAAGCGGCCTTCACGGATTCAACCGTCGCTATAACCGATGATTTTTGAATATCAGCTCCCGGCGCGGGCAGTTGAACAAAAGTAATGTCCCCTAATGAAAACTGCGCGTAATCCGTGATTCCAATAGTTGCCATGTCCGATTCTATCTTTACCCATTCATGTTCTCTGGTATAGAGCAATCCTTCAGGTATATTCATTTCCTCAATGTCCCTTTCCTATAAAACGGCTTGTCTGTAATCCTGGCCGGTAATTCAAACCTTTCATTTTTTATCAATACGCGCGCGCCTATCCAATCATAACCGTTCTCAACATAACCCATGCCCACACCAATACCCAGGCTGGGGGCGAATGATCCGCTGGTAACGTATCCTGCCTCTTTTTCTTCAATATAGATTTTATCTCCATGGCGCGGGCTTTGCCTTGTCCCCATGGTAAATACTATAAGCCTTTTTTGAAGCCCATCGCATCTCTGTTTTAATAATGCGGGTTTTCCAATGAAATCCTTTTTAAGGTCAAGAAAAACCTCAAATCCGGCTTCAAGCGGAGTAGTAGATTCATCAATATCCTGCCCGTATAAAGGATAGCACATCTCAAGCCTTAATGTGTCCCTTGCTCCAAGGCCCGCGGGCCTTACGCGTTCATCGGCAAGTATGGCCTGCCATAATTGCTGGGCAAAGCGGCTGTCGGCATATATCTCAAACCCAAGTTCACCGGTATATCCGGTACGGCTTATCACCGCGTTACAACCAATCAATTCAAACCTGCCGTGCTTGTAATACCCAAGCGCGTTTATGCCGTCACCCGCCAACGCCTTCATAATCTCCGATGACAAAGGCCCCTGGATATCCAGTTTAGCGGTCTTATCCGATATGTCTTCAATGGAGATATCCGGCGGCAATTTTTGCCGCAAATAAGCCAAGTCATTATCTTTAGTCGCGGCATTTACAACAAACATCCATTCATCCTCGCCCATTCTATAGGCTACGAGGTCATCAATGATTCCTCCTGATTCGTTAAGGATAAAACCGTATCTACAGCCTCCGACAGGCATTAAGGCGAGATTAGAGGTAAAACAAAGGTCTTTTTCCATGTCCCGGGCAGTGCCGCGAATTAAAAACTCACCCATATGGCATATGTCAAATAACGATGCTGACTGTCTTGTCCAATTATGTTCGGCGATAATACCTTTATATTGTATAGGCATCATCCATCCGCCAAAAGGGCCAAGCCTGGCAGACAGCTGTTTATGATTTGACAATAAGGGGGTGTATTTCAATTGCGCATTTTCCATTAAAGATTACCTTTAAAAAAATATTAAACTATAATAAATACGGGCAGTATAAGGAAATACGACGCGTTGGCTGCGGCAATACGTATCAAACCTGCGGCATATTCGCGTTAGCGCTTTGATAAATAATTACATAAAAACGCCTTACTCACGATACTGCGCGAAGGCAAAGCCCTTACGGCAGATCGGAGGGCAGATATTGAAAGTCCTCGTGGCCTGTATTCTTTTCGCTGGGCCCGTTAGGCAGTGTGTATCTGTAAAGCCAATCACCGGATGCATTGCATATCTCAAGTTTGGGCCCTGAAACTATCTGATATATCAATTTACTGCCCGCGGGCTGGCTTATCTTAAGATAATCCCAGGCGCCGGCAACCGGAAGCCCTCCTATGCCGTATTTAAGGTCATAATATTTTGCGCCAGCGCGCACAAGATCCAATATGCCGGAAGTCTCTTTGTATTCAATGGTCTTTTTTAATTTTCCGTAAGCAGGCAGAGAAGCGACGGCAAGCACGGCAATTACAAAAACCACTATCAACATTTCTATTAACGTAAACGCCCTTTTCATGTTTTACCCTCCGGCAAAATTTATTACGCCATATAAAAAATACCCGCGGTTACAGGTCTATGGCCTTACAGCGCGACATGGCTCCTGCCCTGCCGTACCCTATGGCGCCTGTCGCCGTATCCTTTAACCATATATTTGCCTGTAAATAATTGCCGCCTATTAGTTCAAAAACAGGCGCCTTAGAAGAGTCTATAAGATCCGTTATCGGGGTATCGGCCGCGGACGGCAAAACACTGCTTCTATACAATATGCCTGACGAAGCCCAATACCTCATCTCATAGTCCACTCCTTCCGACTGAAAATTAAAAGTAACCTCATTCGGAATGCTGACATCAATAATATCAGCCCTTATCGCGTCTTTTTTAATATACTCAAGCACATTGGCCAGGTCTTCAGTAATAACGGTTTCCTTGCTCTCTGATTTTAGAAAACTCAACATTGACACCGACGCGGAAATGCCGGCGGCAAAAACCACGGCAATGAGCATGGCAACAAGCAAAAACTCAATTAACGTGATCGCGGTTTCTGAACCCAAAAAACCTTTACCCTTACGATAATTCATTCCACTTGACTTCCACCGTTATCGCTTTGAATTCAACACCTGAACCAAGATCAGTATCGCTTATCGTATAACCTGTATTTGTCATCTGGACTTTGGGCCTTAAGGCCATTGCCCAGGCATTGTAGTCCTCCTGGCACACGGAGTCGGCGGCATTAAGATCCTTAGCTTCCGCGTCAACCATATCATGGTATCTCCCGATACCGCCATAACCGGTCCTGACCTTGTCAAGCCAGGATTGAGCATTATAATAAGCCTCTAATTCATTCTTTGTAAACATGCGCAGATGGGCTATAGACATATAAACAGCAAACGCCGAACCTATTACTATGGCCATGACCAAGACAGATACCATTATCTCAACTAATGTAAAAGCCCTGTTTTTATGGTTTGGGCAAGTCATAGGCTGAAATCGCTTTCGTTTATAGTAGCGGATACCCTTAACTTGTTTGCCGTTGCGTCAAACTGCACATTAACCTCAACAGGGACCCCGTCAATAACCATAGTTTGCGGCGAGGCCCAGGGGTCCGGAGTCCAGCCGGCATAACCTGTCCGGAACCTGTTAAACGTCTCATACAAAGCTGCCTCCGCATAATTGATAGCCTGAAACCTCTTCAGCCGCGTTACGGACAAGGGTATTTTATTAAAAAATATATTAACAACAGATACAAGGCCTATAATTATACAAATAGTAAAAATCAAAGCCACTATAATCATGCCTTGCCGGGATTTTTTAAGGCTCATATTATGCATTATGTTTTTTATATTTTATATTATGTGAAAATAAATGTCAAATGTTATAGGCGCGCGGGCGCAAGAAACCTGTCTTGAGACAGGATAGAGGCGCCTGCCGCGGCCGCAGGGTTAAAAACAAGAGTTCCTGCATGGCGGGTATAAAAAAGCTAATTTTATCATGTGGAAACAAGACATGGCGCACTGCAGTATCCCCATCTTGCTTTTCCCCTTCCGCCTGCGGTTAAATGTGTATAAAATTTCTTCTCTGCGCCTGTAACTGCCCTTGACAAGCACTTCAAGCAAAACCTTATAGCCTATGGGTTTTATCGCGCTGGCTTCTATAACCTTTTTACGGAATATGAAAAATCCGGACATCGGATCGTTTATGCCGGTTACCGCCCGCGGCAAAAGTATCCCGGCAAACAAACACGCCAACCGCGATATTACTGCGCGCAGGGGATTTAAGCCGGACATAATTAAGGCGGAAAAGTGCCTTCCGGCAATAACTATGTCAATATCATCCCGGCGCGACATCATATCCAGCATAGCAGTAAGCGTATGCGGCGGATGCTGAAAATCAGCATCCATTACCCCCAGAATATCTCCGTTGGCAATAGACCAGCCATCGGCCACCGCGCTCGCCAGGCCCTGCCTCCGCTTCCGGCGCAATATACGTATCCTTGCGTCCGAGAGGGATAACTCCCGCGCCAGGCGCCAGGTTCCGTCAGCGCTGTTATCATCAACGATTATTATCTCAAATACGGTGTTACGTGCCTCAAGCACCCCGATAATATCACGGCAGATGGCTTTTATGTGCGGGGCCTCATTATATGTAGGCAGGACCAAAGAAAACTTACTCATTCTAACGCTTTCTAATCAAATGCCTGCCTCGGGCCCGGGCTTCAAGCATTCACCGCGGTCGGATTTCTGCCTGCCGTTTTCATTTGAAACTATAAAAGCGCATAACAACCAAAAGATAACCGCTGTCTGCGGCACAAAAAAACTGAAATCCAGCATATTATGGATCAAAAATACAAATACCGCGCCCAGGCATGCCGATTTAAAGGCATAGTCCTCAAAAACAGGCCGGGCTTTTTTCAATCCCCTGATAGCGGCCAGGACAACAGATGCGGCAAACCAGATAAATACCGCCATACCCATAATACCTGTTTCTATCCATAACTGCAGGAAAAGATTATGGGCCATTGTGCTCTCAAACTGCGCATAAGGCGCGTAAAGCCTGTAAAGAAATCCAAAACCTTCCAGGCCCACGAACTGAAAGGGCTGATCAGTTATGATCCTCATTGCCGTTTTCCAGAATTCCAGCCGGCCCGCCAACGACAGGAGCATCTTATCGGTCCCCGTGTCGTAAATAATCCTGCTCGTAGTCAAGCAGGCCATGGCCGCAAACACAACAGCGCAAAAAACCGCCAGTGTTATTCTAAACCGTTTTTCGCGCGGAGCGCCTTTGGCTGACATTAACAGGTTCAGCAAAAATACGCCTATCGCAAAACTTACCAGGCCCGCGGCAGACCTTGTAAGCCATAATGAATAACAATTCATCAAAAGCGCTAACAAACAGGCGCCTCTGAAGGCCTTGCTTTTTACGACGAAACAAAAAAATAAGGCGATGAGGTTTACCATGGATAAATACGACGCCAAAAGATTCGGCGTGACGAACGTGGAAATCGTCCTTTGCCTTAAAGCTATATCGGTTATATAAAGCGCCTCTTTTTCCGACAATCCGAGGGCGCGCTCCTGTATGAGCGGCGCTATCTTTTCAAAAAACACAAAATATTGAAAAATGGCGCGTGCTGATATTAAAATAGAGCCGATAACAAGCATAAACGCCAACTGCTTTTTCATTTTATCCTCAATGCCCGCGACTGTGATAAAAACAAAGGCGTAAAATAACATATTGCACATACCGGTAAAAGCGCCGGGCCTGTAAAGCGCGTAAAAAGACGTAAAGAACACCACAAAAAGCCATAAAGATAAAGGCAGTATCAAAGCCTTGTTATTCAGCCAGGACCTATTTACTGCCGCTATGCCGAACAGGCCCGCGGCAAAAAGCGCGTATAAAGTATAGGTTTGAGTTTTGAACGCGTCCGAGGAAAAAAAAGGCAGCAGGAATGCGACTGCCATTACAATTATCCATAATATTTTTTTAGGCATATTACTCCCGTCTCATGTCCGCATCCGGACAGTTTGGAATACCAATTTAATAAACACCCGCGATATCAAGCATGGGCACGAGTTACTTTAACACATATAAACGTAAAAACAAAAATCGCGAGCACGAAACAAGATAAGACCCACGGCTTGATGCCGGGGGGCAGGCACTGGAGCAGGATCGCGCTCAAACCCGATGCCAGGCACAGAGAATACATAATAGCCAGCACCTTAAATTGGCTGTAGCCTTTACACATGAGCAGTAAAACCAGATGGTCAGCGCTTTTTTTAAATACCGGAATATGTTTTATCTTCCGTACGCATACCGTAAATACCAGGTCAAAAATGGGAAGCGACATTATAAGTAAAGGTACCAACAGCGCCAGCCTCTGGCTGATGTCAACGGCATAATGAATCTTCAAGGCGCAGCAAGCAAAGATATAGCCCAACAGCATACTGCCTGAATCTCCGAGATAAAATCTTGCCGGAGGCCTGTTATAAGCCAATGCCGCCAGTGTTGCCCCTGCCAAAGCGCAAAAGAAAACACACAGGATTAGCGCGCCGGAAAAAGAGCTTAAAAAAAGAAAAGTCGCGCATATGATAAAGCTTATGCCCGGACAGAGCCCGTCCATTATGTCAAGAAAATTAAAGGCATTGATAAGGGCCACAATCCAAAAAAGACTTAAGACCACGTTCATCCATTCCGGAATAAACACTATTGACGTCCTGATGCCAAAAAATACCGCTATGCACGCGGCCGCTATTTGGCCTGTCAACTTACCGGCAACAGAAAGATTTCTAATATCGTCTATTAATCCGACAAAAAACAGGGCGCTTGCTCCCCATACCATATCCATCAAAAATGAGGCGTCTTTTTGCCGGCTGTTTAAAAGCACGAGGGCCGCGGTTAAAACAACCGCGTAAACCGAAATACCCAGCAGCATGGGCTTTTCCTTGTTGGTTGAAAGCCTGCTCATTGATAAAGGCTTTTCAAGGACTATTGGCAAAATAAGGCATATCAAAAAAGAGCAAATAAAAAATATCATGTCACACCCCTCCTGCCCGCCCATAGAGGCTCTGTATACGGTTTACCATATATGACAAATGGTTTTGCGGTTTAAAACTGTCCGCGGCATTTTTTGAAAACGCGCGCAATTTTTTGCTGTCAGAAGCGAGAATCAATATATCGCGCGCCAGGCCAAGGCAATCTCCTTTTTCCTCTAAAAATCCGTTGACACCGTTTGAGATAATCTCCGGTATGCCGCCCGCCTTGGTCGCTATCACCGGTTTACCTGCCGCAAACGCCTCCAGTATGACTACAGGCAGGCCCTCCCAGCGTGATGTCAGCAAAAGCATATCCACACGGGAAAGGATATCGGCAATATCTTCCTGCCAGCCTAAAAACTTTATATAACCGTCTACTCCAAGCCTTGAAGCCTGCTCCGATGCTAAAGGGCGCAGAAGTCCGTCACCGGCCGATATAAACTCAACAGCCTTGTTTTTATCCGTAACCAATTTTACCACTTTTATAAAATCCATAGGCGCTTTCTGCGGCTTAAAACAGGCTATAAAGCCCACCCTTACGGTATCATCTCTTTTACCGGGATTTATTCCACCGGCAAAACCATCCCTATCAATGCCATAGGATATTTTAGCATATTTTTCGCCTCTACTGTTAACATATTTGAGCCCTGCCATCATATCTTTATCAGAAACAACTATTAATTTTGTGGTTATTAATGATGTAATTTTTTCAAACATCCTGTAAGCAAACCTGGTAAACGCGCCCGACTCAATGTAAAAAGGCCAGCCGTGAACGGTATGAAAAACATATTTTACCCCTGAAAGGCGCGCGGCCCATCGTCCAATTATACCGGCCTTTGAACTATGCGTATGGACAACAGATATTTTGTAACGCCGCAGATAATACGCTATTTTAAAAAAAGACCGCGCGTCTTTTACTAGATTAATGTCACGGACAAGGCTGTCAATAACGATGACCTTTAACCCCTGTATAAGCCCTGCCTTCTTAGCAAGATATCCTCCATCCGAAGTAAAAAGAAAAACGTCATACAGCGCCCTGTCAAGACAAGCAAGCAGGGAAAGCGTGGTCTTTTGCGCGCCGCCAAGCTCAAGGCCGGTTATAATATGAGCGAGCCTTATCTTGGGCATCAAAAACCCAGCCTGTTATTATTTATATTATCGGCCGTCATTTTTGCCTCCAGCATGCATTCCTCCATTGACATGTATTTCCAGCCTCCGTACCTGCCGATAGAATAGATTCCGCGCGCGCGCAGAAAATCATCAATACTTTTCACGAGCCCGTTTCGGCCGCGGATAGGATAAGCATATTTTATCCGGCATAATTTTTCGGATAGGACCCGGTCGCGGCCGGACAATATGCCGGCCTTTCTAAGGTCATGTATCACGCGTTCCCTGACCTGGGTGTCATCCATTTTCAAAGGCCTGTCATCCGTATACGAAACCTCCGCGTATAATGAACTAGCGCCGTTAGGACAAAGATTGTCAGAAAAATTAGAAAAAAACCCAACCCTATAAAACACGTATTTTCTCTCCGGGAAATAAATCCAGTGTTTATCAGAAATACTATTTCTGTCTATACCGAGATTCAGGTTCAGGACTGAAACAAACTTTAACCTGCCGGCAGCGTGTTTTAAGGCAGGAGGAGCGGCATCTATTAATCCTATAAGCTCTGGCAGAGGCATAGTTGAAATAAGCGTATCAAAATAGGCCGTTTCTCCCGCGGCAAACCTTACTTTCCTTTGAGAAATATCTATCGCCTTGACTTCCTTGTTAAAAAAAACCTTTTCTTTAATCCCGGCACAAAAAGCATCCGATAAAACCTGTATACCGCCATGCGACGGGTAAAAAAATATCCTGTTATAGCCAAAACCCCTTTTAAAATCAGACACAGCCCCGCGTATGGCATAGTCAAGCCTGGGCTTGGGTATAAATTTATCAACCCAGTCTATGCCGACACCGCTTAAGGGGGTCTTCCACAGTTTCCGGTTATACGGAAACATAAAATGCTTGGCAACCCCGCTGCCAAGACTCTCCAATATCCAATCCCGTAAATTGTCCGCGGGCTTTTTATTGCGGGCATCGGATACCTGCGCGTGGGCCATCTCAAGCAGGCAGTCCTTAATCACGGCCGGAGGCAGTTTATACGTATTAACCTGAAAAGGATATCTTGTATATATGCCCTTGGACAATATCCAGGACCTCCTGCGCTTTTTATCCAGGCGGACCGGGCTTATCAATTTTTCAACAAGATTTTTTACCCAGGAGGTTTTAAAATGCAGAAGATGGCCTGCTTTATCAAAAATAAAACCATCCACCTTTTCCGAAGATGCTGTTCCGCCGGCAAACCGGTTTTTTTCAAACAAAGCATAATCGCCCTTGAGATGATAGGCCGCACTCAAGCCCGTAATCCCGGCCCCGATTATTAATATTTTATTATTACGCCTGTTCATCATAATACGTAAATTCCATATTTTAAAATACCGCGCGCCGCGTTACGGCATATCATCATAATACGCCAAAGCGGGCCTAATACCGGCTCGGAAAACAATATTTTCTCTTAGCCAGGGCCCTGCGTATCCAATAATGGCCTTTTAAGGCGCGTATAACTTGCCTCCGGCAAAAAAAGGCATAAGCCAATTCCAAAAGCCCGAATAACAGGGCTGGTACGATGTGTAATATTAATCCGGCCGCGGATTCATTTTTCAACATAACTATATAACGGTTTTTTATTAACCACGCGTGCATTTTATTGTCAAGATACCTGCGCGCGAAAGGCTTATTTAACCCCGCATCGGGCCGGAATGAGCCGCCGCGGATATGATAGGCTGCTGCCGAAGGGACATAATAACCTCTCCAGCCGTAATTTCTTCCGCGCCAAGCGGCATCAAGGTCTTCATAAAACATAATGAGGTCCTCGTCAAAATACTGGCAGTCATATTTTATATCCTCAAGCATCTTTTTCCGGTAAAAAGCGGCCGCGCCGCCGGGGCCGAATATAAAGGCTTCTTTTTCAAAAGACTTGCCGGCGGCTTTTCCATAACCTTTTTCTTTGGCCCTGCGAAATATGTCAGGCCTAATGCCGACACTGTCTATTGTTTCGGCATCATCTCTAAAAACTTTTCCGCTTACCATGCCTATATTTTTACCGGCAAAAAATCCTCTGCTGGCTTCGCTTATAAAATTCGCGTCTAACACAACATCATCATTAAGACAGAGTATGTATTCGCCCCTGCTTATAAATACGCCTTTGTTTAAAGACGCGGCGTAAAAAAGGTTCACGGGGCTTTCGTATACCGCGACTTTCGGAAAATCGCATTTTAGCTTACGCGAAAAACCGCTATCAAGAGAATTATCTATAACAATCACCTCCGCGGGAGGCAGTGTTTGCGCGTCCAAAGACCTAAGGCATCTTGAAATATAATCCCCGGCGCCTTTTGTAACAACAATAACACTTATAAAAGCGCCGTCAGGCCTATTCATGGCACGGGCCTCAAAATATCCTCCGGAAGACTGCCTGCTCTGGCATACCGGTTGAATATGAACAAATACATAAAACGAAATGATTCGTAAAATACCTGCAGTATTTTATACGCGGAATGGGCTGGCGGGCAAACATTTTTTTTAATCATCAATTTACGGTTGCGGTATGATAAATATTGGCGCACCCTTTTATCCGTGTGAAAACTGCCGCCCTTATGAAAGCAAACCGCGCAAGGGCAATAAAGCGATGACCAGCCGGCATTTCGGCATCTTAACGCCAAGTCTATGTCCTCTACCAAAAAGAAGAACCTTTTGTCAAAATACCCTGTCTCCTGCTTCACCTCTTCAAGCATATCGCGCTTATAGAAAGCGGCGGCCGAGCAGGGGCCTGTCACCTTACAGAGATGTTTACCGTTTCTATCCGCCGGCATTCCTTTATCATAATCATAGAATCTCTTTATCGCGGTCAGGTAAATACCGTGGCTATATACTCTTCCGCCGTCTTCTGTTAGTATGTTGGGCTGGACCATGCCGGTATCCGGGGTAAGTTTAGGCCTCAATTCTTTAAAAGCCTCTATGAAACCATTGCCCAAAATAATGTCACTGTCCAGTGTTAGCACCCATTCGCCTTCCGAACGCGCTATGGCCTGGTTCCTTGCCTGGGCAGCGCCGAGGTTTTGCCTGTTTTCAATAAACCTGACACTGCCATACGCGCTCTTCAATGCCTCAACAGATCTGTCGCTGGATCCATTATCTACGATAATCACCTCTACGCCGGGGCCTGCCTGGCCTGATATCGAGTCCAGGCAATTTTTCAACAATGCGCCGCTGTTA carries:
- the gcvPB gene encoding aminomethyl-transferring glycine dehydrogenase subunit GcvPB, with product MKLIFEKSVKSRTGFSLPAPDVPRKKDIGIRYARNHGAFLPEVSELDVVRHYTNLSRMNFSVDNNFYPLGSCTMKYNPKFTEKIACMEGFSGLHPLIPQLLGGGRLSQGALEVLYNMEKLLCEITGMAAFTMQPLAGAHGELTGIMLIAAYHKNKGRRRRCVIVPDSSHGTNPASAAIAGYDVKVIKTGPDGCMDMRQFKDSLSEDMAAVMLTCPNTLGIFNPAIKEITDIAHSAGALVYYDGANLNAIMGKCRPGDLGFDLVHLNLHKTFATPHGGGGPGAGPVGVASQLVDFLPVSRVMKRPAGAFYLEYNNPKSIGYIAPFYGNFAVILKAYAYILILGREGLIKASEYAVLNANYCMCRLKQYYDVAYGKRCMHECVLSAQRQSENGVKALDIAKFLIDRGFHPPTIYFPLIVREAMMIEPTETESKETLDEFIEAMIEAAELARRDANKFHDMPVTTPVSRMDEVKAARELDLCWRPSAGARPLSPSPGKACPLQTYE
- the gcvPA gene encoding aminomethyl-transferring glycine dehydrogenase subunit GcvPA, yielding MNYIPHTEEQTRQMLEAIGVSSIDELFDGIKPELRPKSFNIPQSLSEQEVISRLSRIAQKNIVSLKNFLGAGFYDHYIPAAVDMMAGRSEFYTAYTPYQAECSQGWLQAIYEYQSMICQLTGMDCANSSLYDGGTAIYEAAMMAIRATGRTKIIMDSGLNMIYRTMLYTYMSNLNIEFVETPVIHGQSCREEIFRYLDEKTAAVVTQNPNFFGAVDDHSDIAQKAHSVGALSIISVYPVSLGMLKTPAEMGADIATGEGQSLGMPLSFGGPYLGFIACKQALTRKMPGRIVGAGTDREGRRGFVLTLQAREQHIRRERATSNICSNEALCALRAGIYLSLLGKTGMEELARLNYDKCEYAKDCVEKIPGLKVKRSSPTFNEFTIALPRNADVVVEKMIDKGFAPGFPLGKFYKGMNNYLLVAVTEKRTKEDIEQFVQALEKVL
- the gcvH gene encoding glycine cleavage system protein GcvH — encoded protein: MNIPEGLLYTREHEWVKIESDMATIGITDYAQFSLGDITFVQLPAPGADIQKSSVIATVESVKAASDVYAPLSGKVARINEEIVANPEIVNQSPYEKAWFAVIKTRDLSEKQGLLDQYEYKKYLDELNA
- the gcvT gene encoding glycine cleavage system aminomethyltransferase GcvT encodes the protein MENAQLKYTPLLSNHKQLSARLGPFGGWMMPIQYKGIIAEHNWTRQSASLFDICHMGEFLIRGTARDMEKDLCFTSNLALMPVGGCRYGFILNESGGIIDDLVAYRMGEDEWMFVVNAATKDNDLAYLRQKLPPDISIEDISDKTAKLDIQGPLSSEIMKALAGDGINALGYYKHGRFELIGCNAVISRTGYTGELGFEIYADSRFAQQLWQAILADERVRPAGLGARDTLRLEMCYPLYGQDIDESTTPLEAGFEVFLDLKKDFIGKPALLKQRCDGLQKRLIVFTMGTRQSPRHGDKIYIEEKEAGYVTSGSFAPSLGIGVGMGYVENGYDWIGARVLIKNERFELPARITDKPFYRKGTLRK
- a CDS encoding prepilin-type N-terminal cleavage/methylation domain-containing protein is translated as MKRAFTLIEMLIVVFVIAVLAVASLPAYGKLKKTIEYKETSGILDLVRAGAKYYDLKYGIGGLPVAGAWDYLKISQPAGSKLIYQIVSGPKLEICNASGDWLYRYTLPNGPSEKNTGHEDFQYLPSDLP
- a CDS encoding prepilin-type N-terminal cleavage/methylation domain-containing protein; the protein is MTCPNHKNRAFTLVEIMVSVLVMAIVIGSAFAVYMSIAHLRMFTKNELEAYYNAQSWLDKVRTGYGGIGRYHDMVDAEAKDLNAADSVCQEDYNAWAMALRPKVQMTNTGYTISDTDLGSGVEFKAITVEVKWNELS
- a CDS encoding glycosyltransferase; the encoded protein is MSKFSLVLPTYNEAPHIKAICRDIIGVLEARNTVFEIIIVDDNSADGTWRLARELSLSDARIRILRRKRRQGLASAVADGWSIANGDILGVMDADFQHPPHTLTAMLDMMSRRDDIDIVIAGRHFSALIMSGLNPLRAVISRLACLFAGILLPRAVTGINDPMSGFFIFRKKVIEASAIKPIGYKVLLEVLVKGSYRRREEILYTFNRRRKGKSKMGILQCAMSCFHMIKLAFLYPPCRNSCF
- a CDS encoding O-antigen ligase family protein, producing MPKKILWIIVMAVAFLLPFFSSDAFKTQTYTLYALFAAGLFGIAAVNRSWLNNKALILPLSLWLFVVFFTSFYALYRPGAFTGMCNMLFYAFVFITVAGIEDKMKKQLAFMLVIGSILISARAIFQYFVFFEKIAPLIQERALGLSEKEALYITDIALRQRTISTFVTPNLLASYLSMVNLIALFFCFVVKSKAFRGACLLALLMNCYSLWLTRSAAGLVSFAIGVFLLNLLMSAKGAPREKRFRITLAVFCAVVFAAMACLTTSRIIYDTGTDKMLLSLAGRLEFWKTAMRIITDQPFQFVGLEGFGFLYRLYAPYAQFESTMAHNLFLQLWIETGIMGMAVFIWFAASVVLAAIRGLKKARPVFEDYAFKSACLGAVFVFLIHNMLDFSFFVPQTAVIFWLLCAFIVSNENGRQKSDRGECLKPGPEAGI